One region of Chanodichthys erythropterus isolate Z2021 chromosome 19, ASM2448905v1, whole genome shotgun sequence genomic DNA includes:
- the LOC137007530 gene encoding uncharacterized protein gives MNEQQGHKQSQQTEEGVRMCGGRVRRRTEEEEEEAKTEMFLMEIRATVVDHALSHDLKAETGQNSRMMGDVFVDRTEIMLKSKRRKTPLQDAEDHMTRRADKPGLQEQFISKYKGNVFTTRAFFRGDFALEYRGELLSSEESLDRAEHYTEAENAFLFEFQWCGRNWCIDASKEDGSLGRLVNDEHRNPTCKMRTLEVSRKPHLCLFAVRDILPGEEITFNHGYSDWPWRVKPLNQASTESSDKKPSISLGPQRSPHCAAPVSSPGLDEVNSSGPHKQSGKARTSRKTKRFQSRLAKLRKHHEDCYERFNRAEIENECNTIAKQLSQKDCLSSLVTSTTDASSSSPPCAVSTSVMTSSPSPYYRLPEGTLQLAKMSKVLMAMEKGTLSDFKGKKLDNIEIDPNEQLEAQGDSMPSDEEDYSDVSQTTAPAETDPPVQSDQSVSQEDQGSSNAPKKKWEDNEVKAVERHMMEFIKTCKFPGKQDCERCIHAEPEALKQRTWTGVKNYVRNRITTLKRKGGL, from the exons atgaatgaacaacAAGGACACAAACAGAGTCAACAGACAGAAGAAGGAGTAAGGATGTGTGGTGGAAGGGTACGGAGGAgaacagaggaagaggaagaagaggccAAGACTGAGATGTTTCTGATGGAAATAAGAGCCACTGTTGTAGATCATGCTCTCAGTCATGACCTTAAGGCCGAGACGGGTCAAAATAGCCGAATGATGGGAGATGTGTTTGTAGACAGAACAG aaataatgctgaaaagCAAAAGGCGTAAAACACCTCTGCAGGATGCAGAGGATCACATGACCCGTAGAGCTGATAAGCCTGGGCTTCAAGAGCAGTTCATCAGCAAATATAAAGGCAA CGTTTTCACCACTAGAGCTTTTTTCAGAGGTGATTTTGCTCTTGAATACAGAGGTGAACTTCTGAGTTCAGAAGAGAGTCTTGACCGAGCTGAACACTACACTGAGGCCGAGAACGCGTTCCTGTTTGAGTTTCAGTGGTGTGGCAGAAATTGGTG CATAGATGCATCTAAAGAAGACGGTTCCTTGGGAAGACTTGTAAATGACGAACACAGAAATCCTACTTGCAAAATGAGAACCCTTGAAGTGAGCAGGAAACCTCACCTGTGTCTCTTTGCTGTGCGAGACATTCTACCAGGGGAAGAAATCACTTTCAATCACGGATACTCAGATTGGCCATGGCGAGTCAAG CCTTTGAATCAAGCATCAACTGAATCCTCTGATAAAAAGCCATCCATCAGTTTGGGTCCGCAGAGATCG CCTCATTGTGCTGCTCCTGTTTCTTCACCTGGATTGGACGAGGTGAACAGCAGTGGTCCACATAAGCAGTCAGGCAAAGCAAGAACATCAAGAAAAACG AAGCGGTTTCAATCAAGACTggcaaaattaagaaaacatcatGAAGATTGCTATGAACGTTTTAACAGGGCagaaattgaaaatgaatgcaatACGATTGCTAAACAGCTATCACAAAAAGATTGTTTG TCATCCTTAGTCACGTCCACAACTGATGCATCCTCTTCATCACCACCCTGTGCTGTGTCCACCTCTGTGATGACCTCATCACCGTCACCGTATTACCGGTTACCAGAGGGGACACTGCAGTTGGCAAAAATGAGTAAAGTCCTAATGGCCATGGAGAAAGGAACACTGTCTGACTTCAAAGGAAAGAAACTTGACAACATTGAAATTGACCCAAATG AGCAACTTGAGGCTCAAGGTGATTCCATGCCAAGTGATGAGGAGGATTACAGTGACGTATCTCAGACAACAGCACCAGCAGAGACTGATCCACCTGTTCAATCTGATCAATCTGTTTCACAAGAGGATCAAG GTTCTTCAAATGCTCCAAAAAAGAAATGGGAGGACAATGAGGTAAAAGCAGTAGAGAGACACATGATGGAGTTCATCAAGACATGCAAATTTCCTGGTAAGCAAGACTGTGAAAGATGCATTCACGCAGAGCCAGAAGCTTTGAAGCAGCGAACATGGACTGGTGTGAAAAATTATGTGCGGAACAGGATCACGACTCTTAAAAGAAAGGGTGGTTTGTGA